The Verrucomicrobiota bacterium genome contains the following window.
GTCCAAGATGAAGACTCTCCGCCGCCCAACAAGGCGCGGCACCAAACAAAAAACAAAGGCCACCGCCTAGTTACGAGACGATGGCCTTTAACAAAGAAGTATCACCATGAAAGAACCAAACACAGCCGCACTCGTCAACCACTTATTCTTTGATGACCAGGACATACGCTCCACCTTCGAAGGTGGAAAACCCATATTTGCCGGAACCGATGTAGCCAAAATCTTGGGCTATTCGAAACCCGCCAACGCGGTCACGGACCACTGCAAAGGGGTCACTGTTTTGATGACCCCTTCGAAGGGTGGAAGGCAGCCCACAAAGTTCATCGGCGAGGCCGATGTTTACCGCCTTGTCCTCAAGTCGAAGGCTCCCCATGCCGAGAAATTCCAGGACTGGATTTGTGAGGAGGTTCTTCCCGCCCTCCGAAGGGACGGCTTCTACGTCTCGCCGAACGCAACTCCTATTCAACGCGAGATTCTCTCCCAGCGGTTCAAGCTGGCCGCACTCGAAAAGCAATTTGAGATGCTCCAGCTCGAAGACCGCGCGAAGCGCGTCATGGAAGTTCCCGGTGCCGTGCCGATCTCCGATTGGGTAGACAAGCACTGCCCGATCGAAGAAAAAACAGTGCGCGCCAACATTGTTCGAGCGATCAAGAGACACATTCAGAACACTCTCGGCGCACCCGTGGGCGTAGCTCGCAAGCACGGAAACAAACTCGTTGCTGCAAATCCCGACAACATCGCCCGCGCCGTTCTCGGTCTTAGCCTTACACGCGCCGACATCGCGGACAACCTCCGTATCGAGTCCGGCACAGCCACCGTCAAGACCGAGGCTCTTGCGCGGTTCAGCGCGGAGAATAACCCGGGATCGGAAATCGCCAACTAACCCAAGCCGGAACGTCCGATCCGTCCGTCCAACCGACCAACCGAAAAACAGTGAGCGCAGCGACCCAACACGAGTTCCCATTCGCCAGCCTCGATTTTCCCGGCGTATCCGTTTTGCGCCCACAGCAAATCGGCGGAGAGAACTCACCCATAGGAGTGAGCGAGGAGCACGTCTACCGTTTAATCGAATCGGGCGACCTAACCGCGATTGATATATCCCGGCGCAACGGCATCGCAGAGACGGATTCGCTTGGCCGGGCTAAGCGGCAGTTCCTCCGAGTGCCAAAGGAGGTCTGGCATTCCTGGTGCATCTCCCGACAGACCGCTCCCTTCAAACCCCTCCACAATCAGCTAACGACCGACCAACTCCGCCAGCACACACAGGACTGCCTCCGGGAACTCCAAAAGAGAGGGGTGCGGATATGAAGATGCCACTATTAGCGATTCATGCGAGCGCGGTATCGTGCAGCGATCCGTATGACAAACCCATGGATCACACAAGCGAGGCCCCACAAGGCGACAAGAATCGCGACGAGGGCTTCCCACCCATAGCTCTTAGGGCCTTCCATGACCTGAGAGCCTTTCAACCAACGGCCCAAATCTCCAGCCGAAACGAATCCGAGAGCAAGGGGGTGCAGGTGTGAACGTCTATCACGAGTCGATGCCTTCGCACCAGAACCTCTCAATAGACGCTGGCCTGGATCGGTGCATCGCCCGCTCAAAGCACGGGGAGGAGTGGGAGTTGAAGGCAATAGCCGAAGAATGCGGGTGCACCTTCCAATACATCCAACAGGTAGAAGCCTCCGCCATCAAACACCTCCGCAACAGACTGGCAGCCGAGGTAAAGGAAATCTCACCCCTCACACTTCAGTCTTCAAACTTCTAAACCGTGATCCCGATCCAGCAT
Protein-coding sequences here:
- a CDS encoding BRO family protein translates to MKEPNTAALVNHLFFDDQDIRSTFEGGKPIFAGTDVAKILGYSKPANAVTDHCKGVTVLMTPSKGGRQPTKFIGEADVYRLVLKSKAPHAEKFQDWICEEVLPALRRDGFYVSPNATPIQREILSQRFKLAALEKQFEMLQLEDRAKRVMEVPGAVPISDWVDKHCPIEEKTVRANIVRAIKRHIQNTLGAPVGVARKHGNKLVAANPDNIARAVLGLSLTRADIADNLRIESGTATVKTEALARFSAENNPGSEIAN